In Burkholderia pseudomultivorans, the DNA window CGGTTATGCGGGCGATCTCGAGCCCGGCGCGATCGTGCCGCACGAATACCTCGAGCTGCATATCGAGCAAGGTCCGGTTCTCGAGGCCGAGCAGCTGCGCATCGGCGTGGTCGAAAACCTGCAGGGCATCTCGTGGCAGCAGATCACCGTTCAGGGCAACGCGAACCATGCGGGCACCACGCCGACGCCTCTGCGGCACGACGCCGGCTGGGTCGCGGCGGCCGTCGCGACCTTCCTGCGCACGCTGGCGGTCGAGTCGCGCACGACGCTCGCGACGATCGGCATGCTGCGCATCGAGCCGAACGTGATCAACGTCATTCCGCGCAAGGCGGTGTTCACGGTGGATCTGCGCGATCCGGACGAACGGCGGCTGCAGGATGCGGAGCGGCGTCTGGCCGAGTTTCTCGTGCAGGCGGCGGAGCGGGAGGGCGTGACGATCTCGACCGAGCGGCTGGCCCGTTTCGAGCCGGTCGTGTTCGACGCCGGCCTGGCCGACGAGATCGAGGCGTCGGCGCGCCGCGCCGGTTTGTCGTATCGGCGGATGACGTCGGGCGCGGGGCATGACGCGCAGATGATCGCGCGCATCGCACCGGCCGCGATGATCTTCGTGCCGAGCCGCGGCGGGATCAGCCACAACCCGCGCGAGCACACCGACGACGATCAGCTGCTCGACGGCGCGAACGTGTTGCTCGATGTCGTGCTCAGGCGTCTGGCGGCGAGCTGAGCGGTCGCCCTCAACTTCTTCGGAATCGGTCCGTAAACCCTGAAAAAACCATCTGAAAGGAGAGAGGGCCATGACGAGTTCGGTCACGTCGGCGGGCAGCCTGTCGCCTGCGCAAATGGCGCAGGCGGCGCTCGACGACCGGCAGCTTGCGGGCGCGGCGGCCGCGCGGCCGCAGGATCCGCCGTTGGCGGTGCGGGCGCTCGACTTGCAGGCGATGCAGGCGGCGTTGACGAAACAGCTGTCGATGGCGGGCGAGCTGTCGACGAAGCTGAACCGGGTGACCGACGCGCTCGCGTCGAGCATGAGCGAGATTGTCGCGAAGCGCCCCGATCTGGCGGACGCGCAATTCGACTTCCAGACCGACGACGGCGCCATCCAGGTCGTATCGAAGACGATGAAGGAGAGCGATCGCGCATGGATCGAGCAGACGCTGAACGGCAATGCGAACCTGGTGCTGGCGACGCGCGCGTTTCACGACCAGGCGGTCGACATCGACGCGCAGGGCGCGCTGGTGCGCGGCGAGACGCCGTTCAGCGCCGACGATCGCGCGGCGGCCAGTCAGCGCGCCGACGGGCGCTTCCGCTTCATGGACCTGATCAATGCGGCCGTCGAGCGCAATCACGAGCTGCTGCAAGCCGGCGGACACTACGTCGCGCAGGACGGCACGCCGCTGAAGGTCGAGCAGTCGGCCGGCACCGCGCGCGGCACGCTGGCGCTGCTGGATATCGACCGCCAGCTGTCGTCCGGCACGGCGGTCTTCGTCGACGGTTCAGGGCAGAAGACGTACGGCATGCGGCCGATGCTGATCGACATGGACTTCGCGGTGCTCGCCGCGCCCGGCGCGCAGGACGGCAACCGCCTCGGCTTCCACGCGATCGCCTGACGTCGGCGCCTACGCGCCCGGGCGTATCGCCGGCTCGCGCAACGCGTCGCCGAGCGCGGCTTCGATCAGCGAGACCAGCCCGGTGCGCGTTTCGCGCGACGTCGTGAAGCCCGCGATCGCGATGCGCAGCGCGGGCACGTAGTAGGCCACCGTGCCCCAGAACCCGGCGTGCGAATAGCAGGGCCGGCCAGCGATCGTCTGGGCCGCGAGCCCGATTCGGTAGCCGTCCGCACCCGCGTGCGGGCCGGGCCGCAACATCTCGTCCAGCGTCCCGCGTGCGTCGAACACGCGCCCCTCGAACAGCCCGCGCATGAACGCGGCGAGGTCGCGCGCGGTCATCACGAGGCCGCCGCCGCCGTACAGGTCCATCGTCGGATCGACGTGCGTGACGTCGACGCCGCCGAAGGACTGGTGCGCGCGCGGCGCAACGCCGGCCGGCGGCGCTTCGGCGTCTTCCCACCAGGTCGAGGCGAGCCCGAGCGCGTCGAAGCGCAGCAGGCGCCGCACCGCGCGCGCCAGCGGCCATCCGGTCGCGCGTTCGATCGCGTCGCCGAGCAGCAGGTAGCCGGTGTCCGAATACCGGAATCGCGTGCCCGGCGCGTCGCTCGGCCGTTCGCGGCCGACGCCGAGACCGACCTGTTCCGCCCGGCTCCAGCGGCGCGCCGGGTTCGCCAGCACGGTCCGCAGATAGTTTTCGTCCGCGTGGTCGGGCAGGCCGGCCGAATGGCTCGCCAGTTGCCGCAGCGTCATCGACGACGGGCGGTAGCCGGCGTCGGCCAGCAGCGCGACCAG includes these proteins:
- a CDS encoding Zn-dependent hydrolase, producing MNPSAAPLPALKLDGPLLLDQLRQLGEIGADREAGGRTRIALTDDERAGRDLVAAWMRELDLDVRVDRIGNLFGTLRAHADADQLRPLMIGSHIDTVTNAGALDGCYGVLAGLAVARAFRDAGIRPPRPITIGAFTNEEGIRYQPDMMGSLVYAGGMPVEAALDTVGIDGTRLGDELARIGYAGDLEPGAIVPHEYLELHIEQGPVLEAEQLRIGVVENLQGISWQQITVQGNANHAGTTPTPLRHDAGWVAAAVATFLRTLAVESRTTLATIGMLRIEPNVINVIPRKAVFTVDLRDPDERRLQDAERRLAEFLVQAAEREGVTISTERLARFEPVVFDAGLADEIEASARRAGLSYRRMTSGAGHDAQMIARIAPAAMIFVPSRGGISHNPREHTDDDQLLDGANVLLDVVLRRLAAS
- a CDS encoding serine hydrolase domain-containing protein, with product MNFERLAAALQDLDTPVALFATGDGLATPWSAAHGVTNAATGQPLTADTPLRVASNTKTFVAASLMRLSEQRRIDLDAPADASLDRELVALLADAGYRPSSMTLRQLASHSAGLPDHADENYLRTVLANPARRWSRAEQVGLGVGRERPSDAPGTRFRYSDTGYLLLGDAIERATGWPLARAVRRLLRFDALGLASTWWEDAEAPPAGVAPRAHQSFGGVDVTHVDPTMDLYGGGGLVMTARDLAAFMRGLFEGRVFDARGTLDEMLRPGPHAGADGYRIGLAAQTIAGRPCYSHAGFWGTVAYYVPALRIAIAGFTTSRETRTGLVSLIEAALGDALREPAIRPGA